From Pelotomaculum schinkii, the proteins below share one genomic window:
- a CDS encoding ABC transporter substrate-binding protein produces the protein MLKKRKRVLKVLGCLLVLAAYVLVTAGCGEKGVKESGGEASTYTIADPTGDWGFPSPYAHYARGPGYVRMSFIFDTLVWKDAGGYIPALAESWEYLKDEDAYLFRLRKDVTWHDGQKFTAGDVAFTINYTKKHPYQWVDTGVVKDVEALDEYTVKMYMEKPYAPFLELVGGTLPVLPEHIWKDVQEPRQFQQKEALTGTGPYKLVDYNKEQGTYLYEANEQYYQGAPGIKQLKFVKVGGEVSAAALRQKQAGVAQIPPEMAQELEKEGFKCLESSHDWVAKMVINHQKAPLDSQEFRQALAYAIDRQALVNTCLRGYGLAGSPGLLPPDNAWYNPRLDGQYSYDPGKSAELLAGLGYVKKGSYFEKDGQTLELELLVSGSGSTMQGAPGEREGEFIKGQLEQAGIKINLRSLEAKTLDNRVLENKFDLALSGHGGLGGDPENLNKAIIAKGFNSARYEQSEELNSLLKQQLAEMDQEKRRELVGRVQELYAREMPTLPLYYPNWYYAHNGQVNLFFTMQGIGSGVPLPFNKMVFVR, from the coding sequence ATGTTAAAAAAACGGAAGCGCGTATTGAAGGTGCTGGGCTGCTTGCTGGTCCTTGCCGCCTATGTCCTTGTGACGGCCGGCTGCGGAGAAAAAGGAGTAAAGGAATCGGGAGGCGAGGCAAGTACTTATACCATAGCCGATCCGACCGGGGATTGGGGTTTTCCATCGCCTTACGCTCATTATGCCCGCGGTCCGGGTTATGTGCGGATGAGTTTTATCTTCGACACCCTGGTCTGGAAAGATGCCGGCGGCTACATACCGGCACTGGCGGAGAGTTGGGAGTACCTAAAAGACGAGGATGCCTACCTGTTCCGGTTGCGTAAGGACGTTACCTGGCACGACGGTCAGAAGTTCACAGCCGGGGACGTTGCCTTCACCATCAACTACACCAAAAAGCATCCTTATCAGTGGGTTGACACCGGCGTTGTCAAGGATGTGGAAGCATTAGACGAATACACCGTCAAAATGTACATGGAAAAGCCTTACGCCCCGTTTTTGGAGCTGGTCGGGGGTACTCTGCCGGTGCTTCCCGAGCATATCTGGAAAGACGTCCAGGAGCCCCGGCAGTTTCAACAAAAAGAAGCTTTGACCGGGACCGGGCCTTATAAGCTGGTAGATTATAACAAGGAGCAGGGTACATACCTCTACGAGGCCAACGAGCAGTATTACCAGGGCGCCCCCGGGATCAAGCAGTTGAAGTTCGTCAAGGTAGGCGGGGAAGTGTCGGCCGCGGCGTTGCGGCAAAAGCAAGCCGGTGTGGCCCAGATACCGCCGGAGATGGCTCAAGAGCTGGAGAAGGAAGGATTCAAATGCCTGGAATCCTCGCATGACTGGGTGGCCAAAATGGTGATCAACCACCAGAAGGCGCCTCTGGACAGTCAAGAGTTTCGTCAGGCCCTGGCTTACGCTATCGACCGTCAGGCGCTGGTCAATACCTGCCTGCGGGGGTACGGCCTGGCAGGCAGTCCGGGGCTTTTGCCGCCGGACAACGCCTGGTACAACCCGCGACTTGACGGACAGTACTCCTACGACCCCGGCAAGTCGGCAGAGCTTTTGGCCGGGCTGGGTTACGTCAAAAAAGGCAGCTATTTTGAGAAGGACGGCCAGACGCTGGAGCTGGAACTGTTGGTCAGCGGCAGCGGTTCCACCATGCAGGGGGCCCCCGGCGAACGTGAGGGCGAGTTTATTAAGGGACAACTGGAGCAAGCCGGCATCAAGATCAACCTACGCAGTCTGGAGGCCAAGACCCTGGACAACCGCGTCCTGGAAAATAAATTTGACCTGGCCTTAAGCGGCCATGGCGGGCTGGGCGGGGATCCCGAAAATTTAAACAAAGCCATCATCGCCAAGGGGTTTAACAGCGCCAGGTACGAGCAAAGCGAAGAGCTTAACAGCCTTTTAAAACAGCAGCTTGCCGAAATGGATCAAGAAAAGCGCCGGGAACTGGTCGGCCGGGTCCAGGAGCTATATGCCCGGGAAATGCCCACCCTGCCGCTGTATTATCCAAACTGGTACTACGCTCACAACGGCCAGGTAAACCTGTTTTTTACCATGCAGGGTATAGGAAGCGGTGTGCCGCTGCCGTTTAATAAAATGGTGTTTGTCCGCTAG
- a CDS encoding carbon-nitrogen hydrolase family protein yields MHKEDEQGKCGEEVKVALVHAAIHWKDKKKNLAKLLTLNEMAAGAGARIILNTELATAGYAFESRDDIAPLMETIPGPTTRAFGRIAKKYECYICIGLPEVAPGTGIFYNAAALIGPKGRVLGRHRKVAPAFRENLWAARGNLPILVAQTEFGKLGVMICADAYSYKPARVAALEGARLLLVPANWPPDHQNPEKFWRARAAENGIYVLACNRTGKDKSMDCRSAESFIIDTGGGAVRQFSSMDDSIVYGTLPLENGKFISSAAEDILGRRRPHCYADISLDTFSHFNPSFLLGLPEPADFTVATLQFRPVSREPSANTEKMLKLIDEAAAMAAAEGFTLNLIILPELSATGIIFERREAAKWCEEIPGPATKAFTRKAEEKKIFIVLGMAERHAGKFYNSCVLIGPNGVEGKYRKIHLSTYDQKWAEAGEGAAPAFDLPFGRVGMLAGCDLMFPESADALAKLGTDLLCVPALWGDCESKFIWEARLGEQMHLAVANQWGDFGKFHALGGSLICSYSRYPEKRLKLESPAEGDKVNIMRLSGKEARDKRFVENIDYEVLLQYMRSLP; encoded by the coding sequence GTGCACAAAGAGGATGAACAGGGAAAATGCGGAGAAGAAGTAAAAGTAGCGCTGGTCCATGCGGCTATCCACTGGAAGGATAAGAAGAAAAACCTTGCTAAATTATTGACCTTAAATGAAATGGCTGCCGGAGCCGGAGCGCGGATTATCTTGAACACAGAATTGGCTACCGCCGGCTATGCGTTTGAAAGCAGGGACGATATTGCCCCATTGATGGAAACCATTCCCGGCCCTACAACCAGAGCCTTTGGCCGGATTGCGAAAAAGTATGAATGCTACATATGTATTGGTCTGCCGGAGGTGGCTCCCGGGACAGGCATATTTTATAATGCGGCCGCATTAATCGGGCCAAAAGGACGTGTTTTAGGCAGGCATCGCAAGGTGGCGCCGGCCTTCAGGGAAAACCTGTGGGCTGCCAGGGGCAACCTTCCCATATTGGTGGCGCAGACGGAGTTCGGTAAGTTGGGGGTAATGATTTGCGCTGACGCCTATTCCTATAAACCGGCCAGGGTAGCTGCCCTGGAAGGAGCCCGGCTCCTGCTCGTGCCGGCCAACTGGCCTCCCGACCATCAAAATCCGGAAAAATTTTGGCGGGCGCGGGCGGCGGAAAACGGGATTTACGTACTGGCCTGCAACCGGACGGGCAAGGATAAGAGCATGGATTGCCGTTCGGCGGAGTCTTTTATTATTGATACCGGCGGCGGTGCGGTCAGGCAGTTTAGCTCAATGGATGACAGTATTGTTTACGGTACGCTGCCCCTTGAAAACGGCAAGTTTATTTCATCGGCGGCGGAAGATATCCTGGGCCGCAGGCGGCCTCATTGTTACGCCGACATATCTTTGGATACCTTTTCTCATTTTAACCCTTCTTTTCTGCTCGGGTTGCCGGAACCCGCGGACTTTACGGTCGCTACCCTGCAATTCCGGCCTGTATCCCGGGAGCCTTCGGCGAACACGGAGAAGATGCTTAAGCTTATCGATGAGGCCGCAGCTATGGCTGCAGCTGAGGGCTTTACACTTAACCTGATTATCCTCCCGGAATTATCTGCCACGGGAATTATTTTTGAGCGGCGGGAGGCGGCGAAGTGGTGTGAAGAAATACCCGGTCCTGCGACGAAAGCGTTTACCCGGAAGGCAGAGGAAAAAAAGATTTTTATTGTCCTGGGGATGGCGGAAAGACACGCCGGAAAATTCTATAACAGCTGTGTCCTGATCGGCCCCAACGGAGTAGAGGGGAAATACAGAAAAATCCATCTGTCGACCTATGATCAAAAATGGGCTGAAGCGGGAGAAGGGGCGGCCCCTGCCTTTGATCTTCCCTTCGGCAGGGTCGGTATGCTGGCCGGCTGCGACCTGATGTTTCCCGAGAGCGCTGATGCTTTAGCTAAACTGGGTACGGACCTGCTCTGTGTGCCAGCCCTTTGGGGAGACTGCGAGAGCAAGTTTATCTGGGAGGCCAGACTGGGGGAGCAGATGCACCTGGCCGTAGCCAACCAGTGGGGAGATTTCGGCAAGTTTCATGCCCTGGGAGGAAGTCTCATTTGCAGTTACTCCAGGTATCCGGAAAAAAGGCTCAAGTTGGAATCTCCTGCTGAAGGTGACAAGGTTAACATCATGCGGCTGTCCGGAAAGGAAGCCAGGGATAAGAGGTTTGTGGAGAATATAGATTACGAAGTTCTACTGCAATATATGCGGTCCTTACCTTAG
- a CDS encoding ECF transporter S component, translating into MMGANWGLYMTLIGILSIALLMFGMEKKKDFNARQVSVIAVLAALCAAGRAVTGVALLFLQPTMFLVEITGFVFGSRVGFFVGAMTPLISNFFNGQGPWTPWQMLCWGMVGVSGATVKVLFPGAGNKTLAVLCFFWGYLYGAVMDIWQWSTFMNPLTFKTYFLLWVAGFSFDSMRAAGNLLFCAALGSQTIKILRYFHKKMDVQYLENL; encoded by the coding sequence ATGATGGGAGCGAATTGGGGCCTTTACATGACCTTGATCGGCATTCTTTCCATTGCCCTGCTTATGTTCGGCATGGAGAAAAAAAAAGACTTTAACGCGCGGCAGGTATCCGTCATTGCCGTGCTGGCTGCTTTGTGCGCAGCAGGCAGGGCGGTAACGGGCGTTGCCCTGCTCTTTTTGCAGCCCACCATGTTTTTGGTGGAGATAACGGGGTTTGTATTCGGGTCGCGGGTCGGCTTCTTTGTAGGCGCAATGACACCTTTAATTTCCAATTTTTTCAATGGGCAGGGTCCCTGGACGCCCTGGCAGATGCTTTGCTGGGGTATGGTGGGTGTCTCCGGGGCGACGGTCAAGGTTTTGTTCCCCGGGGCAGGTAATAAAACCCTGGCCGTGCTTTGTTTTTTCTGGGGCTACCTTTACGGAGCAGTCATGGACATCTGGCAGTGGAGTACCTTTATGAACCCGTTAACGTTTAAGACTTATTTTCTCCTCTGGGTGGCAGGTTTCAGTTTTGATTCCATGCGCGCCGCAGGCAATCTTCTCTTTTGCGCCGCCCTGGGTTCTCAGACTATAAAGATATTGAGATACTTCCACAAAAAAATGGATGTGCAGTATCTGGAAAATTTATAA
- a CDS encoding ABC transporter ATP-binding protein, producing MPLFKVENLTYFYPETDRAALRNINLEIEEGEFILVAGGSGSGKSSLARVLAGLAPDFYGGRIGGKVFFKGKDIRTMNRKKLAREVGMVFQDPEKQIVQTHVEAEIAFGLENLGLSNEEMLRRVAEVICFMNLEQIREAFAANLSGGQKQKLALASVLAMQPHALILDEPTSQLDPVSAEDILNLAKRLNEEMGFTVIMVEQRLERCFHLADRVLFMENGEISCDGSAQEVARKTIKGGMPFVPPVSRFFAGLNVSSVPITVKEGRKLLRSYLKENQTAGGNQSGACHKSVRAGDLMERQSAVSMKNLWFAYPGGRQVLKGVSLDIKEGEFVAVLGENGAGKSTMLKQITGMLKPDRGRVEVLGKDISKNGFKEIRRFTAYLSQNPNDYLFQDTVEEELLFTLKNFGLKDLSVVNEILEKFHLSKYRKTNPRDLSSGERQRVALASVMVTGPRLIILDEPTRGVDFRLKAELGGFLQKETEKGSTVIVITHDVEFAAEFAARAVMMFSGRIVRDGEKHDVLAKSVFFAPQLSKMTRGICDGVLTVAEAKEKIYPLAAGKVSIA from the coding sequence TTGCCGCTGTTTAAAGTCGAAAATTTAACCTATTTTTATCCTGAAACGGATCGGGCCGCATTAAGAAATATAAATCTGGAGATCGAGGAAGGGGAATTCATTCTGGTGGCGGGCGGCTCCGGTTCGGGCAAGTCCTCTTTGGCCAGGGTATTGGCGGGACTGGCCCCTGATTTTTATGGGGGCAGGATCGGAGGCAAGGTTTTCTTTAAAGGGAAGGACATCAGGACCATGAACCGCAAAAAGCTGGCCAGGGAAGTAGGTATGGTCTTCCAGGACCCGGAGAAGCAGATCGTGCAAACCCATGTTGAGGCGGAAATTGCCTTTGGCCTGGAGAATCTGGGCTTAAGTAATGAAGAGATGCTGCGGCGGGTTGCGGAGGTAATCTGTTTCATGAATCTGGAGCAGATCAGAGAGGCATTTGCGGCCAATCTCTCCGGCGGTCAGAAACAAAAGCTGGCGCTGGCTTCCGTTCTGGCCATGCAGCCTCACGCGCTCATCCTTGATGAACCCACTTCCCAGCTGGATCCCGTCTCGGCGGAAGACATCCTGAATCTGGCCAAGCGGCTTAATGAGGAAATGGGCTTTACGGTGATCATGGTTGAGCAGCGGCTGGAGCGCTGTTTTCATTTAGCGGACCGGGTTCTGTTTATGGAAAACGGCGAAATTTCATGTGACGGGAGCGCTCAAGAGGTGGCCCGTAAAACAATAAAAGGAGGCATGCCTTTTGTACCGCCGGTGTCCAGGTTTTTTGCCGGCCTGAATGTCTCCTCTGTGCCCATTACGGTAAAAGAAGGCAGGAAGCTTTTACGGTCTTATCTAAAAGAAAATCAAACTGCCGGCGGGAACCAATCCGGCGCATGCCATAAAAGTGTCCGCGCTGGAGATTTGATGGAGCGTCAGAGCGCAGTCAGCATGAAAAACCTGTGGTTCGCCTATCCAGGGGGGCGGCAGGTTTTAAAAGGCGTCAGCCTTGATATAAAAGAAGGAGAATTTGTAGCAGTCCTGGGCGAAAACGGCGCGGGCAAGTCGACCATGCTCAAACAGATAACCGGCATGCTTAAGCCGGACCGGGGCAGGGTCGAGGTGCTGGGCAAGGATATAAGCAAGAACGGGTTTAAAGAGATCAGAAGGTTTACCGCCTACCTGTCCCAAAATCCCAATGATTATCTTTTCCAGGACACCGTAGAAGAAGAGCTGCTCTTTACCTTAAAGAATTTTGGCTTAAAAGACTTATCTGTTGTCAATGAAATACTGGAAAAATTTCATCTGTCGAAGTACCGCAAGACGAACCCCCGGGACTTGAGCAGCGGAGAGCGGCAAAGAGTTGCCCTGGCTTCGGTCATGGTCACCGGACCCCGGCTCATTATTCTGGACGAGCCGACCAGAGGGGTTGATTTTCGCCTGAAAGCGGAATTGGGCGGATTTTTACAAAAAGAGACAGAAAAAGGCAGCACGGTAATTGTAATAACCCACGATGTGGAGTTCGCCGCCGAATTTGCCGCAAGGGCGGTGATGATGTTCTCGGGGAGAATTGTCAGGGATGGAGAAAAGCACGATGTGCTGGCCAAATCAGTTTTTTTTGCTCCACAGCTAAGCAAAATGACCCGGGGTATCTGCGATGGAGTGCTCACTGTAGCCGAGGCGAAAGAAAAAATCTATCCTCTTGCCGCCGGTAAGGTAAGTATAGCTTAA
- a CDS encoding energy-coupling factor transporter transmembrane component T, with translation MFDKLYYQEKGLFLQSFHPAAVLAYLLVLLVLSLLYANPLYLLALFFLLALLIKEVDGMEAWEGFLKAGVFLMLMIMLINPLVIRAGSTIIWHGPQAPYLGKLDISMEALYYGAVSGIRLLVIMSIFCLYNLMINPDNILNLFSKVAGQSVLMIVLATRMFPTMVRDLKRIKEVLQFRGVDFDEGSLWKKVKKYSYLYNVMLLSSMEDSMEIAESMQARAFGSGKRSVYSRYMLRSRDILCAGGSFLALFAAIWGLQYGCGQYTFYPEADVLIKGMPTIITLAAVLFYMSVPLILSEGWKNCRCLKSKI, from the coding sequence TTGTTCGACAAGCTTTACTATCAGGAAAAGGGCCTTTTCTTGCAGAGCTTTCACCCTGCTGCAGTCCTGGCATACCTTTTGGTGCTCCTTGTGCTCAGTCTGCTGTATGCAAATCCCCTTTATCTTTTAGCCTTGTTTTTTCTTCTTGCCCTTTTAATCAAAGAGGTAGACGGCATGGAGGCCTGGGAGGGGTTTTTGAAAGCAGGCGTCTTTTTGATGCTTATGATCATGCTTATCAACCCCCTGGTAATCAGGGCCGGCTCCACGATCATCTGGCACGGCCCGCAGGCGCCGTATCTGGGCAAGCTCGATATATCAATGGAAGCCCTGTATTATGGAGCTGTTTCGGGGATCAGGCTGCTGGTAATCATGAGCATATTCTGTCTTTATAACCTGATGATCAACCCGGACAATATCCTGAATCTCTTTTCCAAAGTGGCCGGCCAATCCGTTCTGATGATCGTTTTAGCCACGAGAATGTTTCCCACCATGGTGCGGGACTTAAAAAGGATAAAAGAAGTGCTGCAGTTTCGCGGCGTTGATTTCGATGAGGGAAGCCTGTGGAAGAAAGTAAAGAAATACTCCTATCTTTATAATGTTATGCTTTTATCCTCCATGGAAGATTCCATGGAGATTGCCGAATCCATGCAGGCCAGGGCTTTTGGAAGCGGTAAGCGTTCGGTTTACAGCCGTTATATGCTGAGATCCAGAGATATCCTCTGCGCGGGGGGGAGCTTCCTGGCTTTGTTTGCCGCCATCTGGGGTTTGCAATACGGGTGTGGTCAATACACCTTTTATCCTGAGGCAGATGTTTTGATTAAAGGTATGCCAACAATCATTACCCTGGCTGCCGTTCTTTTTTATATGTCCGTACCGCTTATTTTGAGCGAGGGGTGGAAAAATTGCCGCTGTTTAAAGTCGAAAATTTAA
- a CDS encoding DUF4430 domain-containing protein, which translates to MKRKAFYLIALLVILAGVIVPALCMDKVFSSGQQSRQTESTGINAEEQGSPANQNRPDAGDGLASPEPGKVQPADETRQGDPAPEQQAAASTSDSQTKAAVTQTSDDAAATVQTAGDTVAAAAPDNGCAVWIAIVGKNSELLYRAGQVVVGKDNKWGITALGVLDATGIPYTTSPTWPDFVYSISGQANSGVSGWMYSVNGDVPMHMADKHPVKAGDKVIWWYSNSMDQPQPQWEELAQ; encoded by the coding sequence ATGAAGCGAAAGGCCTTTTATCTTATTGCTTTGCTGGTTATTCTGGCCGGGGTAATCGTGCCGGCCCTTTGCATGGACAAAGTGTTTAGTTCCGGCCAGCAGTCCCGGCAGACGGAAAGCACCGGCATAAATGCTGAAGAACAGGGCAGTCCGGCAAACCAGAACAGGCCAGACGCGGGTGATGGCCTTGCTTCTCCTGAGCCGGGTAAAGTCCAGCCTGCTGATGAAACAAGGCAAGGCGATCCGGCTCCGGAACAGCAGGCGGCTGCGTCGACCAGCGATTCCCAGACAAAAGCGGCGGTTACCCAGACTTCGGACGATGCCGCTGCAACTGTCCAGACCGCGGGTGATACTGTGGCGGCTGCGGCGCCTGATAACGGCTGCGCGGTGTGGATTGCCATTGTGGGGAAAAATAGCGAATTACTTTACAGGGCTGGACAGGTTGTTGTGGGAAAGGACAATAAATGGGGCATTACCGCCTTAGGCGTCCTTGATGCCACCGGCATCCCTTATACCACGTCGCCGACCTGGCCCGATTTTGTTTATTCCATCAGCGGGCAGGCCAACAGTGGCGTGTCAGGCTGGATGTATTCAGTCAACGGTGATGTTCCCATGCATATGGCTGATAAACACCCGGTAAAAGCAGGAGATAAAGTGATCTGGTGGTACAGCAACAGCATGGATCAGCCCCAGCCCCAATGGGAAGAGCTGGCCCAGTAA
- a CDS encoding S-layer homology domain-containing protein has protein sequence MFKKPSLWLTVLMTIMLLIPVVSANAAGGAGSPANCAVQFLYNDYTTNGINNSDAGVGSYALFVLTQADVDVSTWEYNGENLKDAVISAISGDITNAADPSKASAKLLAQDLAAAKALGRDDLADQLVQILQNRQSSAGFDSNLYSDIPAYDLLGRVDSVGEINIDYAKDCILGSQNTTAGDQNYGSFGGTFGGIFYPDFMTTAEAVRALNYLDPGKSDSQTQNAINDGCSWMKNQQQADGSFNVGGWDDPVIDTSEVIVTLKVRGLDPASWESSGGKTPVDYMMNNALNDDGSFGTSKNGMDAIWALSAYNLLDTQFYLDPSSATLKVGDTKQLEAVWQNTYGTADVTQYAQWSVADSSIAGVDSSGLVTALKAGQTVVNAVYGGLTASADLTVNSSGGNSGTEKTVGLAVVGVNGELLYGPSDVAVAETNKWGLTALGALDASGISYQTSSWSYGYLVNSIGGQANSGMAGWMYVVNGSSPSVGADKYNIKNNDKIIFYYSKSMNQQPPKWDELGKQTSSGGSGDQSTNLPAPVSDTVLNTAIQKAYAAGLVALQADDTQTSLALSKDQLTKIINTDKPLAVTVQGVQFVLSTDSLKVPELTSASTVQLQLTAQKLSSKDAQSLMESFGVKFRLAGDIYELNVLAVNEDGTQQKIEQFPGCTVLLPVPEDLRETAADGKLMAYRYNEDSKMWEEVGGTYDPDSNTITFKTEHFSKYALMESISPLEVKSFKDIAGHWAQKEIEFMAAKGYVAGVGDNEFAPEVTVTRAEFAAILVRMTGLTADPGGADRFSDVPAGAWYRGTVGAATNAGLINGTSENSFAPDEPVTREQMAAMIIRLMAKNGLDMTLSDADAAELLGGFNDAADISPWACLPVALVVRDGLMLGRENGQFMPLGNATRAEATVMLYRVLQKLQQAGTL, from the coding sequence ATGTTTAAAAAGCCAAGCTTGTGGCTTACTGTGTTGATGACCATAATGCTGTTAATACCCGTGGTCAGCGCTAATGCGGCAGGGGGGGCGGGTTCGCCGGCAAATTGCGCCGTGCAGTTTCTCTACAACGACTACACGACAAACGGGATAAACAACTCCGACGCCGGAGTGGGTTCTTATGCCCTTTTTGTGTTAACCCAGGCAGATGTTGATGTCAGTACCTGGGAATATAATGGTGAGAATCTTAAAGATGCGGTAATAAGCGCAATATCCGGGGACATAACAAACGCCGCAGACCCGTCCAAAGCTTCCGCCAAGCTCCTGGCTCAGGATCTGGCGGCTGCAAAAGCGTTGGGACGAGATGATTTGGCTGACCAATTAGTGCAGATTTTGCAAAACAGGCAGAGCAGCGCCGGTTTTGACAGCAACCTGTACAGCGATATCCCGGCCTATGATCTTTTAGGCAGGGTGGATTCTGTTGGTGAAATAAATATAGACTACGCTAAGGACTGTATTTTAGGGTCACAGAATACAACAGCCGGTGACCAGAACTATGGAAGTTTTGGCGGTACATTTGGCGGAATTTTTTATCCCGACTTTATGACCACGGCTGAAGCAGTGCGTGCACTGAATTATTTAGACCCGGGCAAAAGTGACAGTCAAACACAAAACGCCATCAATGACGGGTGCAGCTGGATGAAGAATCAGCAACAAGCTGACGGAAGCTTCAATGTTGGAGGTTGGGACGATCCGGTTATAGACACCTCGGAAGTGATTGTGACCTTAAAGGTAAGGGGGCTGGATCCTGCCTCATGGGAAAGCAGTGGGGGGAAAACTCCCGTTGACTATATGATGAATAACGCCCTTAACGATGACGGGAGCTTTGGCACGTCAAAGAACGGCATGGATGCCATCTGGGCCCTTAGCGCTTATAACTTATTGGATACCCAGTTTTATCTTGACCCTTCCAGCGCGACCCTGAAGGTAGGCGATACAAAGCAGTTGGAAGCGGTCTGGCAGAATACTTACGGGACAGCTGATGTAACGCAGTACGCGCAGTGGTCTGTCGCCGACAGCAGCATTGCTGGTGTCGACAGCAGCGGCCTGGTCACCGCTTTAAAAGCCGGGCAGACCGTAGTGAATGCTGTTTACGGTGGACTTACGGCTTCAGCTGATTTGACCGTAAATTCTTCGGGTGGGAATAGTGGGACAGAAAAGACCGTGGGCCTGGCCGTTGTGGGTGTAAATGGTGAGCTTTTATACGGCCCTTCTGATGTCGCCGTGGCTGAGACAAATAAATGGGGTCTCACGGCCTTGGGTGCTCTGGACGCCTCCGGCATTTCCTACCAGACTTCTTCATGGTCTTACGGCTATCTGGTAAATTCAATCGGTGGACAGGCAAACAGCGGTATGGCCGGCTGGATGTATGTCGTTAACGGTTCAAGCCCAAGTGTCGGCGCTGATAAATACAATATTAAGAATAATGACAAGATCATCTTTTATTACAGCAAAAGCATGAATCAGCAGCCTCCCAAATGGGATGAGCTTGGAAAACAGACTTCTTCCGGGGGTTCCGGTGACCAATCCACCAACCTGCCTGCCCCGGTGAGCGATACCGTCTTAAACACCGCTATCCAAAAGGCCTACGCTGCCGGCTTGGTTGCCTTACAGGCGGATGATACTCAAACTTCACTGGCCCTGTCAAAGGACCAGTTGACCAAAATAATAAACACAGATAAACCGCTGGCCGTTACCGTCCAGGGAGTGCAGTTCGTTTTATCCACAGACAGCCTCAAAGTACCTGAGTTAACGTCTGCAAGTACAGTACAGCTGCAGCTGACAGCGCAGAAATTAAGCAGTAAGGACGCGCAAAGTCTAATGGAGTCCTTTGGGGTCAAATTTAGACTGGCCGGCGATATTTATGAGCTAAACGTTCTGGCCGTTAATGAGGACGGCACGCAGCAAAAAATTGAACAATTTCCTGGATGCACGGTGCTGCTGCCAGTACCAGAAGATTTACGGGAGACAGCGGCTGATGGCAAGTTAATGGCCTACCGGTACAATGAAGACAGCAAAATGTGGGAAGAAGTGGGCGGCACATACGATCCTGACAGCAATACCATCACCTTTAAAACCGAACACTTCAGCAAGTACGCCTTGATGGAATCAATTTCCCCACTTGAGGTGAAGAGCTTCAAAGATATAGCCGGACATTGGGCGCAGAAGGAGATTGAATTCATGGCCGCAAAAGGGTATGTGGCCGGTGTAGGCGACAATGAATTTGCGCCGGAGGTCACGGTCACACGGGCCGAATTTGCTGCTATCCTGGTCCGTATGACTGGATTGACGGCCGATCCCGGCGGAGCGGATCGCTTCAGCGATGTACCTGCCGGCGCCTGGTACAGGGGCACGGTAGGCGCAGCTACTAACGCCGGTTTAATCAACGGGACGTCCGAAAACAGCTTTGCGCCGGACGAGCCGGTTACCCGTGAACAAATGGCGGCCATGATCATAAGACTGATGGCAAAAAACGGCCTGGACATGACCCTCAGCGACGCAGACGCAGCTGAATTGCTGGGAGGTTTTAACGATGCCGCAGATATTTCTCCCTGGGCCTGCTTGCCGGTAGCCCTGGTGGTAAGGGATGGTTTAATGCTCGGCCGGGAAAACGGACAGTTCATGCCGCTTGGCAATGCTACCAGGGCGGAAGCCACGGTTATGCTCTACCGTGTGCTGCAAAAGCTCCAACAGGCAGGAACATTATGA
- a CDS encoding cob(I)yrinic acid a,c-diamide adenosyltransferase produces MVLTGLEKGYVQVYTGNSKGKTTAALGLAFRAMGRGLKTYIGQFMKGQKYSELKSAEMCKPYITIEQYGKDTFIHVQNPPLEEDVKMAREGLEKAKKAMNSGAYDIIVFDEINTAHFFNLITIEEMLEIINSKPDQVEVIFTGRYAPQEIIEAADLVTEMLEIKHYYTKDVPARDGIER; encoded by the coding sequence ATGGTTTTAACTGGTTTGGAAAAAGGATATGTGCAGGTTTATACCGGCAACAGCAAGGGTAAAACGACGGCTGCCCTGGGTCTGGCTTTCCGTGCCATGGGCCGCGGGTTAAAAACGTATATTGGCCAGTTTATGAAAGGTCAAAAGTACTCCGAGTTAAAATCGGCGGAGATGTGCAAGCCTTATATAACTATTGAGCAATACGGCAAGGACACATTTATTCACGTGCAAAATCCACCTCTGGAAGAGGACGTTAAAATGGCCCGGGAAGGGCTTGAAAAAGCGAAAAAAGCAATGAATTCAGGTGCATACGATATAATCGTATTCGATGAAATAAATACCGCTCATTTCTTTAACCTCATTACAATTGAAGAAATGCTCGAAATTATCAACTCCAAACCTGATCAGGTTGAAGTAATATTTACCGGCAGGTATGCTCCGCAGGAAATTATTGAAGCTGCGGACCTGGTAACGGAAATGCTGGAAATAAAGCATTATTACACCAAGGATGTCCCTGCCCGTGATGGTATTGAACGGTAA